GACTACCCCTAACCATAAACATAAGACAGCATCCCCTAACAAGAAAAAGAATCCATATGGAATTTCACGTCGGATGTTCAAGGTCATTTTAGGCTGTCTATTAGTTGTCTTAATTGCAACCATTGTTATTTTCTTAGTTAAACAACAGGACCCTGTTAATGTTGATAGCAATGACACTACTGTCTCCACAAGCACTTCATCACGCAAGAAGCATAAAAAGAGCAGCAGTAGCAGTCATAAGCATCGTTCAAGTTCCAATGACAGTGATGACAATGATACTCAAGATACTTATAGTATTTCAACTCCTAGTCGTTCGAATAACACGCCTCAATCAAGTCATCCAACTAACCAACAACCAGCTACTAACTCTTCCTCAACTCCGCAACAAAACCAACCATCGCAGGAAGAACACCATGATCAAGGCAACAGCCAACAACAATCTACTTCACAACCAGCAAGCAACAATTCTGGGTCACAGCCTAATCAAAGTTCGCAAAGTACTAGCTCCCAGTCAAACCCGCAACCTGCTTCATCTCAAAATAATCAACATTAAATGGCTCAGGTTGCTGTTATGTCCCCAGATGGATCAGTTAAGAAGATCGATCGGGATTCACAAGAAGGTTTAGAAGCATTACGTAAGCTTTCTGCATTAATGTTAAAGGCTGCACTAAAACAAGAATTTAAAGGTATCCGACTTGGTGAAGCTGTCGCTGACGAAGATGGTTTCCACGTTGATTCTGATAAAGATAATCAACAAGTTTCTGCTGACGAATTACCAGCTCTTGAAGACGTAATCAAGGGAATGGCAAAGAACGATGTTAAGGTAGAATTTGTTGAAGTACCTGTAGAGGAAGCACTTGCCGAAGTAAAAGATGATCGTTTCTCAACTGAATTGATCAATGAAAATGCTAAAGACGGCAAAGTAGCAATGTACCAACTTGGTGATGTCAAAGCTGTTGCAGATGATGACATTCTTTTATATGGTAACGTTGTTAAAAACTTACGCCTTCTTTCTGTTGCTGGTGCTTACTGGAAAGGTATGTCTTCAAATCCAATGCTTCAACGGATTTACGGAACTGTCTTCTACAAGAAGGACGCATTAGAAGAAGACTTAAAGAAACGTCAAGAAGCTAAGGAACGTGACCACCGTGTTATCGGTAACCAACTTGACCTCTTCTTTGTTGATCCTAAAGTTGGTGCCGGTTTACCATACTGGTTACCAAAAGGTGCTACTATTCGCCGGACCATCGAACGTTACATTATTGACCGGGAAGTTGCCGATGGTTACCAACACGTTTATACTCCAGTCCTGATGAATCTTGATGCATACAAGACTTCTGGTCACTGGGAGCACTACCGCGATGATATGTTCCCACCAATGGACATGGGTGATGGCGAAATGCTTGAATTACGGCCAATGAACTGCCCAAGCCATATTCAAGTTTACAAGCACCATATTCGTTCATACCGTGATCTCCCATTACGAATTGCTGAGCTTGGTATGATGCACCGTTATGAAAAATCAGGTGCTCTTTCTGGTCTTCAACGGGTTCGTGAAATGACTTTGAACGATGGCCACACTTTCGTTACCCTTGACCAAATTCGTTCTGAATTCGCAAAGATTTTGAAGTTGATCATGAGCGTTTACGAAGACTTTGATATTACTGACTACAGCTTCCGTCTTTCTCTTCGTGACCCTAAGAACGTTAAGAAGTACTATGCTAATGACGAAATGTGGGAAAAATCCCAATCAATGTTGAAATCAGCAATGGACGATCTTAACCTTGATTATTATGAAGCTGAAGGTGAAGCTGCCTTCTATGGTCCAAAACTTGATATTCAAACTAAGACTGCTCTTGGGAATGACGAAACAATGTCAACTATTCAACTTGACTTTATGCTTCCAGAACGATTCGGACTTTCCTACGTTGGTCAAGACGGTAAAGAACATCAACCAGTTATGATTCACCGTGGTGTTGTTGGAACAATGGAACGGTTCATGGCTTACTTAACAGAAATTTACAAGGGTGCATTCCCAACTTGGTTAGCCCCAGAACAAGTCCACATTATCCCTGTTAACGAAGAAGCCCATGGTGAATACGCAGATAACCTCGCTAAGAAGATGAAGGCTGCTAACATTCGGGTTAATGTTGACCACCGAAATGAAAAGATGGGCTACAAGATTCGTGAAGCTCAAACACAAAAGGTTCCATACACTCTTGTTGTTGGAGACGATGAAAAGAAT
The genomic region above belongs to Limosilactobacillus reuteri and contains:
- the thrS gene encoding threonine--tRNA ligase; this translates as MAQVAVMSPDGSVKKIDRDSQEGLEALRKLSALMLKAALKQEFKGIRLGEAVADEDGFHVDSDKDNQQVSADELPALEDVIKGMAKNDVKVEFVEVPVEEALAEVKDDRFSTELINENAKDGKVAMYQLGDVKAVADDDILLYGNVVKNLRLLSVAGAYWKGMSSNPMLQRIYGTVFYKKDALEEDLKKRQEAKERDHRVIGNQLDLFFVDPKVGAGLPYWLPKGATIRRTIERYIIDREVADGYQHVYTPVLMNLDAYKTSGHWEHYRDDMFPPMDMGDGEMLELRPMNCPSHIQVYKHHIRSYRDLPLRIAELGMMHRYEKSGALSGLQRVREMTLNDGHTFVTLDQIRSEFAKILKLIMSVYEDFDITDYSFRLSLRDPKNVKKYYANDEMWEKSQSMLKSAMDDLNLDYYEAEGEAAFYGPKLDIQTKTALGNDETMSTIQLDFMLPERFGLSYVGQDGKEHQPVMIHRGVVGTMERFMAYLTEIYKGAFPTWLAPEQVHIIPVNEEAHGEYADNLAKKMKAANIRVNVDHRNEKMGYKIREAQTQKVPYTLVVGDDEKNNNGVSVRKYGEKEQNEMSQEAFMNEILEDIASYSREK